The Euphorbia lathyris chromosome 3, ddEupLath1.1, whole genome shotgun sequence genome contains a region encoding:
- the LOC136223155 gene encoding GDSL esterase/lipase 2-like, whose product METSRSHLCLLLFFFIISISTSTQNSCVHQNSLKKNHIALFIFGDSLFDVGNNNYLNNPIGLANFTPYGLTYFHYPSGRFSDGRLIPDFIAEKLKLPLIPPYLHPGYHEFTDGANFASGGAGALVETHQGDEGRVLDLKTQVVKMKNVKKEIRKQIGDAETTKLLSKAIYLISIGGNDYLAPSSVFKSFSQKDYVAMVLGNLTSVVKDIYKIGGRKFGFIGMGAFDCAPQMRAFEQNKGGCDEQVSTIIRLHNEALPKLLKEIQSQLEEFQYLYFDFYTTLTERIKNPLKYGFKDSKEACCGAGVYRGMLSSCGLVKGYEVCEDVSEYVFFDSVHPTEKLYDQLSDIIWSGIDNDTIPYNLKTLVMIHE is encoded by the exons ATGGAAACTTCAAGATCCCATCTTTGCTTAttgcttttctttttcatcatatCAATTTCAACATCCACCCAAAATTCATGTGTTCATCAAAACTCACTGAAGAAGAATCATATTGCTTTATTTATCTTTGGGGATTCACTTTTCGATGTGGGAAACAATAATTATCTCAATAATCCAATTGGCCTTGCCAATTTCACACCCTATGGCCTCACTTATTTCCACTATCCTTCTGGTAGATTTTCTGATGGCAGACTCATTCCTGATTTTATTG CTGAGAAATTGAAGTTGCCGTTGATTCCACCATATCTACATCCTGGTTATCATGAGTTCACAGATGGGGCTAACTTTGCTTCAGGAGGAGCTGGTGCTCTCGTTGAAACCCATCAAGGAGATGAAGGAAGG GTTCTTGATCTTAAAACTCAAGTGGTTAAAATGAAGAATGTGAAGAAAGAGATAAGGAAACAAATAGGGGATGCAGAAACTACCAAATTATTGTCCAAAGCCATTTACTTAATTAGCATTGGAGGAAATGACTATTTAGCACCTTCAAGTGTCTTTAAATCCTTTTCTCAAAAAGACTATGTAGCAATGGTGCTCGGTAATCTTACATCTGTCGTCAAG GATATTTATAAGATTGGAGgaagaaaatttggatttataggCATGGGAGCTTTTGATTGCGCACCACAAATGAGAgcttttgaacaaaataaaggTGGATGTGATGAACAAGTTTCAACTATAATAAGATTACACAATGAAGCACTTCCTAAACTACTCAAAGAGATACAAAGTCAGCTAGAAGAGTTCCagtatttatattttgatttcTATACAACTTTAACTGAAAGAATAAAAAATCCTCTGAAATATG GGTTCAAAGATTCCAAAGAGGCATGTTGTGGAGCTGGTGTATACAGAGGAATGTTGTCAAGCTGTGGATTAGTGAAAGGATATGAAGTATGTGAAGATGTGAGTGAATATGTCTTCTTTGATTCTGTCCATCCCACTGAAAAGCTCTATGACCAGCTTTCTGATATAATTTGGAGTGGAATTGATAATGACACCATCCCTTACAATCTTAAAACATTGGTTATGATTCATGAATAG